The Deinococcus ruber sequence TATGAAACGGCGCGTACTGATCGGAGAGATGCGTGTAGAACAGCACCCCCGGCTCCCGCCCATATTTGGCGTTGAGGTGGCCCAGCGCTTTCCCTCGGCCGCCGGTGGGAAAGCGCTGCCCGTCTGAGCTGGAGGTGCTCCCATCGCCCCACACCGCTGCCAGCGGCTGCTTGGATTGAAAGTTCACCACCTCGGCGAGCGCCCCTGAATACGTCTCCTGGCGCAGGAACCAGTTCGAGAGGTACATCAACCGCCTCGCTGTGACGCTCTCGTCTCCGGTGGCCTCGGCCATTTTGGTCAGCCCCAGATTCAGCCCTTCCGCCAGAATCGCCGTCAGCACGTGGTCGGGCCGGTCGCTCGGTTGGCCGCTGCGGAGGTCGGTGAAGGCTGCCGTGAACGGCAGCCAGCCGTGGACTTCCAACAGCAGATCGGTGATGCGGACTCTGGGAAGACGCGTCGACAGCTGCCGGGTCAGCAGCTCTACGCCGTCTGGAACGGTGTTCTTCAGAGCACCGATCTTGAGCTTGCCGTCCTTCAGACGCACGTCGATCACGTCTCCCTTCGCCAGCAGTGTGCTCAGATGGGTCAGTTGTCCCGTCAACGACGGTTCTACCGTTTCCCAGTACGTCTGGAAGGTGTCGGGAACGCTCAGCCCCAGCGCTGCTTTTCTGGCCGCCCACACGCCCTCCGGCAGCAGATAGGCGTCGAGGTCTCGGTACTGACGGCTGCCCGCCACCCACAGATCGCCCGCCCGCAACGCCAGGCGGAGTTCGTCCATCACGCAGAATTCGTAGTACTTCCGCTGCACGTCGCCCTGTTGGATGACGAACGGGAGCCATTTCTGGCGGATGAAGCTGATCGGCACGTGGTCGGGAAGCGTGCGCTTCCCGTGCTCGTACATCGTTTTCAAATGCTTCAGTGCGTCCAGCAGCGGTTGCGCCGAGGGCGTCGCGCTGAACTCAAAAGTCTGCAGCACCCTGGGCAGATACGCTCGGAGCTTTGGAGAGCTGGACAGCAGATGGTGCAGCGGGTCGAGTTGCTGCACGTCCGCCACCTCGCCTCCATCACGCACGGTTTGAATCAATGTTTGCCACGAGACGACCGCTTCCACCGCCTGAAAGGGATCAGCCGCCTCCTCCCGGGCGCGGAGCAGCGCTTCACACACCTGCTGGTAGGTCCTCAGCCGTTCCAGCAAGGTCGGCCCGCGCTGCTGGAAGACCACCAGGCTCTCCCGCTCACTGCCCCGCAGGAACGACAGCATCAGCTTGTCGTGCATGTCCAGCACCGCATCTGTCAGCGTCTCGGAAAGATCGAGCAGCCGGGCCAGGATGGTGGCCCGGCGACGCACCGGCTCGAAATCCAGCAGGTTGTGGGCACTCAAGCGGCGACCTTCCTCCGCCAGTCGACTCAGTCGACTCTGCGGCAAGAGGGAGCGAATGTTGCTCTGCACCGGAAAGCTTCGAACCAACGCCAGCTTGTCCAGCAGCAAGGAGACGTTTCTGGGTTTGGGAGCGCCGACGTGCTGCTTGAGCCAGGCATATCGGGAGATGCTCTGGCCCTCCTGCACGGTGAGCAGTTCTTCTGCCCGTTCTCTGGCATCCGAGAGCGCGAAGTCGAGCATGACGTACGTCTGTTGATCGGCCTGTCCCTGGACAGCCGCCACCAAACGTTCCAGTACCTGGATTCTGGGCACCAGAATCTTGCGTCGCCGCAACTCATCCATCACGGCGGTCATGAGCGGAAACGCCTGCTCGGTGATGATGGCTTGCGGTAGCAGCCAACCGCGCAGGTCGAGGTTGAGCTTTCTGGACAACTCGACGTACCCGGCGTGCTGACAGAGTTCAGCGAAATGCTCGTGCCGAGTATTCTTCCGGGCGGCATACAAGACGTAACACGCCGGATCGACCTTCATCTGTTCGCTGAGGAAGGCCAACACCTCCAGCGGAGGGAATTCATCCCGTGCCAGGCGGTGACCCAGATGGTTCAGCACCGTGTGCTGAACCGCGTACCCCAGACGATTGAAGTCGCGTCGCCGCTCCAAGACGCGTGCCAGTTCGGTGTCTTTCAGCGAGTAGTACTGGGCCAGCAGGCGTTCGTCCATCGTCGGAAACCGGGTGAATTGCTGGCGCTGGGCCGGGGTCAGAAGCCCGCTCAAGGACAGGCCAGCGCGCTGACTTCGGCAGGAATATTCAAACAGCTTAACTTGATGGAATCGTCAACTATTTCAACAACTACAATAGTTGAATGACCGCCCTCGCCTCATCCACCGTGCTGGATCAGCTCAAGGCCCTGTCCCATGAAATTCGGTTCGAACTGGTACGTCACCTGGCCGGGGGCGAACACTGCGTCTGCGACCTGGAAGCACTGCTCGATCTGCCACAGTCGAAAGTCTCCTATCATCTGGGCATCCTGCGGGACGCTGGCTTGATCGTCTCCGAGCAGCGAGGCAAGAACACCTACTATGCTTTAAAACAGACCACCCTCTTCCGGATCGGTGGGGATCTTCTGAGCGAAGTATTTCGTTCCCCGGTGGCCTTGACGCATCAAGAGAAATCGATATGCTGAGGGTATGAATGTGCCTCCCCGTGTGCTGATCTTATGCACCCACAACAGTGCCCGCTCGCAGATGGCCGAAGCACTGACGCGGAATGCGGCTCAACGGCTGGCGTTTCCACTCGACGTACACTCGGCGGGGACAGAAGCGACCCGCGTCAAGGACGAGGCGAAGACCGTGATGGCCGAGCTTGGTCTGGATCTGTCCAGCCACACCAGCAAAACGCTCTTCGACGTGCCGGATCCCTGGAACTTCGACTATGTCATCACGGTCTGTGACAGTGCGGCGGAAGCCTGCCCGGTCTATCCGGGAAACACCGTGCGGCTGCACTACCCCTTCTTCGACCCGTCCGGTGGCAGCCTGGAGCGCTGGCGCGCAGTGCGCGGCCAGCTCCAGGTGCAGTTCGATGCGTTCGTCCGCAGCCTGAAGGACGGTCAGCCGGTGCCTGACACCTATGAAGACAGTCCCGCCGTCTTGGTCGGCTGAGTGAGCGTGTCCCTTCCGCGCGTGCTGCTGGCGGAGTTGCTCGGCACCTTCGCGTTGGTCTTTTTCGGCCCGGGAGCGGCAGTGGTCGATGCTCAGACCACCGCGCTGGGCCACGCAGGCGTGGCCCTGGTGTTCGGGCTGATTGTCACGGTCGTCATCGCCGCGCTCGCACCCATCAGCGGGGCGCACATCAATCCGGCAGCCACCTTCGCACTGGTGCTGGCCGGGAAGTTTCCGCTGACCCGCGCCCTTCCCTACATTCTGGCACAACTCCTCGGCGCGGCCCTGGCGGGCTTCGTGCTGCTGGCGCTCTTTGGTCTCAAAGGCCAGCTCGGCGTCACCGTCCCGGCGGGCAGTGTCGGGCAGGCGTTCGCGCTGGAGACCATCCTGACCTTCTTCCTGCTGCTGGTGGCGCTGCGGAGCGGCTTCCCCTGGGCCGTCGGCGGCACCGTGGCGCTGGAAGCCATGATGGGTGGCCCCATCACCGGCGCCAGCATGAATCCCGCCCGCAGTTTCGGCCCGGCGCTCGCCAGCGGCATCTGGACAGCCCACTGGCTGTACTGGGTCGCGCCGCTGTTGGGAGCCGGGTTGGCGGTGGCCGCCAACCACCTGCTGAGTCCGGCCCAGCCGCTCGAACTCCATCCCCAGCGTGCACAGGAATTCGCACCCCAAGGAGAAGAAGCATGACGCATCCAGACGGTTCCACCCGCCCTTCCAAGAAGCCCCGGGTGTTGTTCATCTGCACGGGGAATACCGCTCGCTCGCAACTCGCGCAGGCGCTGATGGAACGGCGTGCCGGAGAGCGGTTCGAGATCGTGTCCGCCGGTCTGGAGCCGGGCGAGGTCAATCCCCTCACCGTCCAGGTGCTGACCGAGATCGGCCTGAAGGCCGATCATCTGTATGCCAAGGGCGTCAAGCCGCTGATCGCCGAACACTTTCATTACGTCATCACGGTGTGTGACCGGGCCGAGGCGAGCTGCCCGATCTTCCCGAATGCCCGCTACCGACTGGCGTGGCCTTTTGAAGACCCTGCCGCCGCCACGGGCAGCGAGGCGGAACGCCTGGCGGTGTTCCGCCGGGTGCGGGACGAGATCGATCACAAGATTCAGGACTGGCTGGAACACTCGGCATGAAGATCGCGGTGTTCGGCGATGTGCACGGGAACCGCTTCGCGCTGGAAGCGGTGGTGGCAGACATCCGGCGAAGCTTGCCGGATGTCTGGGTGAATCTGGGCGATCAGGTCTTCGGCGGGGCAGATCCAGCGGGCGCGTGGCAGCTCCAACAGGCCCTCAAGGCGGAGCACGGCGTGCTGGAAGTGCGCGGGAATACCGATGAGCGCTTGGGTGAACCGTTGAGCGAAACGACTGCCAAGCACGAGATGCTGGCGTGGCTGCATGCGGTGCTGCCCGCAGGAACGGGCGCGGCGGTGGCTGGCCTGCCGACCAACGTGACCCTGGCGGATGGGGCCGTGCTGGCCGCACATGGCTCCCCGGACAGCGCGTGGACGTACCTGTTGCTGGAGGGCAAGAGCTGGGCCAGTGACGCGGTGGTGCTGGAGCGTCTGGGCGACGTCGGTGAAGCCCGAGTAGTGGTGGTTGGGCACTCACATCAGGAACATCTACGGCAGATCGGCTCGCTGACGGTGGTGAACGTCGGAGCGGTGAGCCGTCAGAAAGACGGCTCGCCGCTGGCCCGCTGGGTGCTCCTGGAAGGTCGGGGCGATCTCTGGAATGCAACGTTCCGACGGGTGGCGTACGACATCGAAGCGGCCGCCCAGTGGGCGGAGCGCCAGGCGTATCACGGTGCAGCGGAGGCTGAACAGCTGCGCCGTGGACGGACAGGCAAGGCGTAACACAGGTGCGGCAAGACAGCCGCTGTCTTGCTGCACTACATATTGACATCCATGAATCTATCGCGCAAAATACATTCATGGATTTCGATCTGGCAGCCGAAGTGTTCAAAGCGTTGGGCGATCCTCACCGCCTCAAGGCCCTGCATTTCCTGGCGACCGCCACACCCGACTGCTGCCAGGGGCCGGACGGCGTGTGTGCATGCGACCTGATCACCCATCTGGAACTGGCCCAACCGACCGTCAGCCATCACATGCGGGTGCTGACCCAGGCGCATCTGGTGACGGCCACGAAACGTGGCCGCTGGACGCACTACACGCTCAGCACTTCCGGTCTTCAGCACGTCCAGCAGCTCCTGGGGGCCTGGCAGACCCAGGGCACCTCCCTCCCAAGTTGTTCCACCCAGCCGCCCGCTGTTCCTCAACCTCGCTCGCCCGCTCAAGGAGCCTTGCCATGACCCAGACGGTTCAGATCCCCGGTCTCTCCGACGTCACCCAGACCCACGTGCTGATCGAGCAGCTCCGGACGCCCGCTCAGCGCCCGCTGGAATTCCATCTGAATGGCGCGCCGCTGGTGGGCCCCGGCTATCACGTGACAGAAGTCAAAGCGGTGACCATCGAAGCGATGGACTGCGGTGGGAAAGCGAATGCCTGGCGCGAAACGGTCATTCAGTTGATGGACGGTTCGGCAACCGATGCGGCGGGCGGCTTCATGAGCAACCGCAAGTTTCTGGCGATCTACGACCGCGTGATCAAGGCCATTCCCGTGCGGGACGAAGCGGAGGTGCGCTTCGAGTATGGCAATACCGACGTCCCCGCCATGCAGTACCACGTGGATCACCTGGAGGTGCAGCCGGAACGGGTGATCGTCCACCTGCGAACGCCGGAGGTGCAGTGCAAGGCCGGAGAGGCCTGTGGCCTCCCCGCGAGCGATGTCGCCCCTGCGGAGCAGGGCTGTGCGCCGGGCGGAAGCTGCTGTGGCCCAGCCTCGACTGAGCTGTTGACGCTGAGTTGATGGTGGCAGCATCTGCGGGCCAGCGTTCCGTCATTGGAGCGCTGGCCCTGCTTTCAACCGTCGGATACGGCGCGCTGTATTACGCGCAACCGCTGCTGGCCGTTGCCTTTGAGCGCACCCACGGGTGGACGCGGGTGCAGACCAGCCTGGCCTTCACGTTGGCCCTTCTGACGACGGCCTTGCTGGCCCCCATGGTGGGGCAGCGACTTGACCTCGGGAAAGGAGCGCGCTGGCTCAGCGGGGGCGCGTGGCTGGGCAGCCTGGCCTTTCTGGTGCTGGCCTACTCGACCAGCTACCTGCTGTTTGTGGTGGGATGGCTGCTCGCGGGCGTTGCGATGAGCTTGACGTTCTACGAGGCGGTGTTCACCGTCCTGGGGCAACAAGTCGCGGCGCTGCTGCGCCGACGCGCCACGCTGACGGTGACGCTGATCGCTGGCCTGGCGAGCACGATCTTTGTTCCGCTGACGACCGCGTTGTTGGCAGTGGGACTGAGAAGGACACTGATCAGTTTGTCCCTGCTGCTGTGGGTGACAGGGCTGTGGGTGTGGCGGCAGGTGCCGCTCGGGAGGCTCGCAGCGGCACCTGAGGTGCCGCTGCCGTTCACGCCGGATGTGCTGTTTGCCAGGTTGATCTGGGTGTTCACGCTGGCCCGCATCGTGACGGTCGGCGTGGGGTTGCAACTGGCCCCCCCTGCTGTTGGCAGCTGGATGGTCGCCCGCCGTCGCGGCGGGCCTGACTGGCTTGATGGGCTTGGCTGCCTTACCAGGCCGCATGATCTTCACCCCGCTGCTCCATCGGCTGGGAGCACAGACGTTGACGGTCTGGCTGCTGGGATGTCTCGGGATTGGAACACTGCTACTGCACGTCGCGGGCGTCCTTGCGCTGGCCGTGGCCGGGATTGTGCTGTTTGGAATGGCCAACGGTGCGCTGACGCTGGCCCGCTCCGAGCTGCTTGTGTTGGCCTACCGTCCCGAGGACTACGGGACGGCGAATGGACGGCTGGCACGTCCGGTCAATCTGGCTCAGGCATTGACACCCTTCGGGATGGGGCTGCTGTTCACACTCACGGGCGGGTACGGCTGGTCACTGACGGTGTTGGCGGGCCTGGCGGGCGTGTCAATTTTGAAACTGCTGCGAGGAGGGGCTGCGCTGCTGACGTACGCCTCTGAGCCGCCCCTGCCGTAAACTTGCCGCCAGCATCCTCTCAGGTGAACTTGAGAGGCGCTCGTTTCGGAGGCTCCAGCACCAGAGAACGACCCCAGAGCAGGGCAAGCACGTTTCCCTCTCCTGGCCCTCTGGCTGGTGGCCGGGATCGGGCAGAACTGGGTGAACCTGCCTGCCGAGACGCTGCTGGCCGAACGCACCAAGGAGGCAGCCCAGGGCCGGGTGTACGGTGCGCACTTCGCCTGGAGTCACCTGTGGTGGGCCTGCGCGTATCCCACCGCAGGCGTCCTCGGCTCCCGATTTCCGCAGCAGAGCTTCCTGTACGGCGGCCTGCTGGCGCTCGCGGTGCTGGCCGTCACACTGCTGACCTCGAAGCCTAGCCCATCCGCCGCATGACGCTGTCGGGCGCGTTTACAGGATTTTGATACGGCGTCCCTATACTCCGGGCATGAAGAACACGCTTCTGCTCCCTTTCACGCTGCCCCTGGCTCAGCCGTCCTGATCTCAGGCCACCAGCTTGCGGCACTCGGCGGCGCAGGTGCGGCAGGCTTTGGCGCACATCGCACATCCGGCACGCCTGCTGGTGCAGGTCACTGCCGCGCATCAGCAGGCGTGCGGTGAAGGCGTCGGCACAGTCGCGGTCGAGGCGGATGCAGCCCACCATCATCTGCACGTCGTCCTCGGCCAGACACGCCGTCGCGCAGTGTTCACAGGCCGCCAGACACGTCAGGCATTGAGACAGGCTTGCAGTTCCGGGCTGAGCTGGGTGGTCATCGTCATGGTGTCCTCCAGGTGCAGCGTAGGTTGCGAACTGTCAAAATCCCGTAAAGCCCGCTCGACGTAAAGACACCCTCCATCAGCGCTGGATTCCAGCCTGGCCAGATCGCCCACGGTATCGGGTTGCACGCTGCTCCTCTGCGCGTACGCCATGAACTGCGGCAGCAGGGTGGCCTACCTGAGAGGATCTATCGATCTGACAGGTGAGGTGCCAAGGGGCGTCGCCACGATGTTGCGCCGAACGAGGCAGTCTGACACACCGACCCGAGCAAAACAGTACCTGGACGATGAGTCCAACCGGTAGAGCTGGCTCAGGTGGTGACGCGCGTTGGATGTCTGGTCACACGACCGGGCGGCGACAGCAGGTCTCGCAGGTGCGAGCTTGGAGCTTGACTGCCGGTACGCTCACCCCACCAGATGTGACTCCTTATGGTGAATCTCCGTGTTGGCTCTGGGCAGAGCAGAATGCCCTATAACGCCCGCGGGTTGACGGCGCTGCCATGAATGGTCACGCGGTAATCGACGTGCGGCCCGGTGCTGTTCCCGGTCGAGCCGAGATGCGCGATGACCTGCCCGGCGCGCACCGTGTCACCGACGCGCACCAGATTCATCTGGTTGTGGCTGTAGCGGGCGCGCGCACCGTTGCCGTCATCGATCACGATGGTCCAACCCCACCCGGTTCGGGCGTCGAAGCGCGACTCGACCACCCGCCCGGCCTGCGACACGCGAATCGGCGTCCCGAGTGGCGCGGCGATGTCGATGCCGGCGTGCTCAGGTGTGGCGAAGTACGGCGTGGTGATCACGCCCTGTACCGGCAGCGCCAGACTCACCCGGATGCTGGCGGGACGGATGATGGCAGCCTGCAGCGGGCGGGCTGGGCGGGTGATCGTCGGCATGTGCAGTCGCTGGCCGATCCGCAGGGGAAGGGAGGGATTAAGTGCCGGGTTGGTCGCCCGGAGGGCGTCCAGGCTCAGGTGCCGCGTGCTGGCAATGCGGGACAGGGTGTCCCCAGCCTGGACGGTGTAGGTCGCTGCCGCTGCGTGGGTGGCGAGGAGACACGCGGCGGCAAGCGTCAGGAGGTGGCGCTTCACACCATCGAGTGAAGCACAGCTCAGATGAAGATTCTATAAATATGCTCATGGGAGGTGCGCCGCTAGAGGAAGCCTGCCTTTACCTCCTCTGAAGATCCCCGCTCCACACTACAGTCTGCTTCCATCACAGCCGTTCAGCGCAACACCTGCGCAGGCAGGCCAGCGCTGTTGTATCTGCCTACCTCCCAAGGAGCGTTCAAGCTCCGCTCACAGCTGCGTCTGTAGCCTCTGCCACACTTGTCGTACTGTTCTCATTCAAAGGAGTTTCGTGACCGAACCCATTCCCAACCATCCGGAACGTCGTGAGGAGAAACGCAACCTGCTCCAAGCCTTCGGCCCCGGCCTGATCACCGGCGCGAGTGACGACGATCCCAGCGGCATCGCCACCTACTCGCAGGTCGGCGCGCAATTCGGCTACGGCCTGCTGTGGTCGATGCTCTTCTCCTACCCCCTGATGGCCGCCATCCAGGAAATCAGCGCGCGCCTCGGCCGCGTGACCGGCCACGGCATCGCCGGGAACATGCGCCGGCACTATTCCCCCTTCTGGCTGTGGGCCGTCACGGTGCTGCTGGTGGTCGCCAACATCATCAACCTCGGCGCGGACATCGGGGCCATGGGCGAGGCGGTGCGGCTGCTGATCGGCGGCCCGGCGCTGCTGTACGCCGCCCTCTTCGCCGTCACCTCGGTGCTGCTGCAGATCTTCGTGCCCTACACCCAGTACTCGCGCATCCTGAAATGGCTGACGGTGTCGCTGCTGGCGTACGTGGCCACCGTTTTCGTGGTGCGCGTCCCCTGGGCCACGGCGCTCAAAAATACGGTCTTGCCGCACCTCACCTGGGGCGCGGCATCGATCCAGGCACTGGTGGCGGTGCTCGGCACCACCATCAGTCCGTACCTGTTCTTCTGGCAGGCGTCCGAGGAAGTCTCCGAGATGGACACCCACGTTTTTGAAGATCCCCTGAAGAAAGCGCCGGAGCAGGCACCGGTGCAGCTGCACCGCATCCGCACCGACACCTACATCGGCATGGCCTTCTCGAACCTCGTGGCGTTCTTCATTATCCTGACCGCCGCGGTGGTGCTGCACGCGCACGGCACCACGAACATCCAGACGGCAGCCCAGGCTGCCGAAGCGCTGCGCCCGGTGGCGGGCCGGTTCGCGTTCATCCTGTTCGCAGCGGGCATTGTCGGGACGGGCCTGCTGGCCCTGCCAGTCCTGGCGGGCTCGGCTGGCTACGCCCTCGGCGAGGCGTTGCAGTGGAATGTAGGACTGGAACGCAAATCCTACCAGGCCAGGGGGTTCTACCTGATCATCGCGGTGGCCACCCTGCTGGGGCTGGCCCTGGTGCTGCTGCATGTCGATCCGATCAAAGCGCTGTTCTATTCCGCCATCATCAACGGCGTGACCGCCGCCCCCGTGATGATCCTGATCATGCTGATGACCTCCAACCGGCGGGTCATGGGGCAGTTCACCCTGCAGGGTTGGTTGAAATGGGTCGGCTGGCTGGCCACCGGGGTCATGATCCTGGCGGCCATCGCCATGTTCGTAACCTTCGGCAAATAGCGCCCCGCCTGCCCCGGAGGTGCGCCAGCCTGCTACCATACGGTATGGGCATCTTCCGCCTGGCAGGGTTCGGATGCATTTCACTGCTCACGGCTGTCCTGGTCTCCGGGCATTCACCGCCAGACCGCCCTGGACGGCCGATGCTGGCCCGGGTGCTCACAGGTACCGTGCGTCAGGCCATTCCGACTGGAGGCCAGCTCACCCTGCAGTCGAATCCCGCTCGGCCTGAATTCAGCGACGCCCTGGTGAGCGTTCGTGTCGGCGCAGATGGACGCTTCCAGCTCCCGCTGCCGGATCGCCACCGCGTCTCGAAGTTGCTGGTGTCCTTCACCGACGCGCTGTCCCCGGACTGCCGGGTGAACCTGAACGAAAGCCGCCCACAGGCCCGCCACTTTGCGGTGGAGACGCTGCTCTTCTATCCCACCGGCTCAGCGACACCCGTGTACCTGCTCCAGAAACGCCCCGGGGCGGGGGAGCGGCTCAAGCCTGGCGACTATGCCGTGGTGTACTACTACGCCGATCTCGCCAGCAGCGCCACCGGCACGGTGACGTGCCCGGCGTACACCATGACCCTGGCAACGCACTTCGCTGCGGGCTGGAACGCAGTGGTCTACACAGTGGATGCGGTGAGTTCCACAGGCGAGGTCACGGGGTTCTCACTTCGGACGCCTCGTCAGTTGCCGCCCGCCCGCTTCTGAAGTGCCGCCAGCGTGGGACGGCGAGTCCCGGTGTCCGGCGCGTCAGTCATCATCTTCGCGTCCAACGGCGCGGTGGGTTCATCCGATGAAACTGGCCACGATGTTGATGGTCAAGGCGACCAGCACCGCGTTGTAGACGTAGGCGATCAGTGCGTGCTTGGTGAGAGTGCGCCGGATGGATTTGCGTGACAGGTTGGTGTCGGACACCTGGAAGGTCATGCCGATGGTCACCGCCAGATACCAGAAATCCAGATAGTCAGGCGACGCGTCCTTGTCCTCGCGGTCGTCATGGTCGAATTGAATGCCGCCTTCCGGGGGCGCGTAATACAGGTGGGCGTAGCGGAACGTGTAGACCGTCTGGATGGTCAGCCAGGACAGCAGCACCACACCCACCCCCAGGGCGGTCAGGACGGCGGCTTCTGCGAGGTACCCGGCTTTCTGCAGGCCCGACGCCTGCGTCATGGCGTAGACGACGCCCACGAGACTGAAGCCGCTGCCCAGCAGCACGATCAGGCCGGAGACCGCCCGGCTGTCATCCTCGCGGGTCGCCAGCTGCCGGGTGCGCGGCCCGTCCGCGCCTGCAATCACGCGCCGGGCGAGCAGCAGAAAGGCGGCGGCGGCCACGCACCAGCCGACCAGGACGTGGTATTCCCAGTGGAGATGCGCCGGGCGGGGCAGGAGGATGCTCGCCGTCAGGCCCAGGCCGGCAGCAATGCTCAGGCGAAGCGCGGCGGACAGTTCAGACAGGGGACGCTTCACCTTCAAAGCTTACGGCCCCGAAGGACGATGGCCGGACGGCTGCCGCCTTCTTGAAACTGCGCCGTGCGCCGCCTCTCTGCTTCCGCCCGTGCGTGTGTTCAGGCGGTCAGGGCTGGCGCACGGCGACGGGCACGCAGTCCCCTCACCGCACGGGGATGCGCGTCCGCACAGGGAGCGTGTGGTGCGGGGAGCCGTACGGGCGTGTGACGCGTCCCGTCCTGCCGCATGGCCATGTCCCACCAGCGGCGTCGGCATGGACAAACCCTCTCGGCTGATCCGCTTGTCCTCTCACGGCAGGCCACCTTGCACCTCATCGACATATATGCTCAGATGTTCACAGCATTCCAGTTCGGCGTCCAGCAGCCACGGGAGGGTACCCGCCATGGAGGTGGCCGTATCGCCTCCTGGCAAAGCAAGACATGCAGGAGGAAGACGTGAAGGTATGGCGGTGGTTGGCGACAGGAGGCGTCTTGTTCAGCGCAGTTCTGGCGTTCGTATGGCAAGGCCAGAACATGGCAGGCACGCCCACAGATCAGCCCAGCCCAGCGCGAAGCAGCCAGGCACCCCCGAGACCCCTCAGTCTCGGACAATTTCTCGTCGTTCCCAGGCTCCCGGCAGACCGCAGAACCTACCTTATCGCTGGCGTGACGCCCGAGTACGCTGGATATCACCAGCAGGCCCCAGAGACCTTCAACGGGCTGACCGACAGCATGGTGGTGGTTCAATTGGATCCTGCCGCTTCGGTGGTGCGCCTGTTGAGTCTCCCACGCGACACACAAGTCACGCTGTCCGGACTCGGCGTGCATAAACTGAATGCCGCTCTTCCGCTCCTGGGCCCGGACGGACTCGTGCGCACGGTGGCCAGCGTGACCGGCCTGGACATCCGCGGGTACCTGCTGATCAACCTGAATGCCGCCCGTGACCTGACGGACGCGCTCGGCGGCGTCACGCTGTTCGTCCCGAAGGACATGAACTACGAGGATCGAGCGGCAGGTCTGCAGATTCATCTGAAGCGCGGACTGCAGCGGCTGAACGGCATGCAGGCCGAGGGCTTCCTGCGGTTCCGGCACGATGCCCTGGGCGACATCGGACGCACGCAACGCCAGCAGCAGTACCTCCAGGCCATCGCCAAGGTGCTGCTTTCACCCGGCGTCCTTCCGCGGCTCCCGGCCATTTCTGACGTGCTGACCCGCGACACCCGCATGAATCTCACCCAGGTGGACATCAGCGGCGCGCTCGCCCTGATGCTGCAACGCCCCGCTCTCACCACGTCGTTGCTGCCCGGACGCTTCCTGACTCAGGACGGGGTCAGTTACTGGCAAATCAATCCGGCGAACCTGCGGGAGGTGCTTGCGAATTTCGGACGCCCGGCGGTGGGGGCAAGTGGGGTGCCAACGCCCCGCACGTCCCTGAGTATTGCCCTGTTGAAGGCGGGCGCTTCTGATGAGACCCTGGGGCAGCTCAGGCAGCGGTTGCTGCGCGTCGGGTACCGTCAGGTCACCATCAGTGCGGATCAGGTTTCACCGGTGCCGACCACGGCGGTGCTCTCGAACAGCACGCTGGGAACGGCACAGGCGGTTCTGAATGACCTGCAACTCCCGGGCCGCGCGGCTGTTTCAGGGGAGGGGGTGCTGTGGGCCAACGTCACCGTGTGGGTCGGCACCGATGCGCGGCGACGTCCCATGCAGACGTCCCCGGATGCCGGGAGGGGGATGGCACCCGTTTCGGTGCATTGAGCTGCCGCGCTGGCCTGCCTGGCGGTCAGCGCGGTCGGGGCGGCAGGACAGCGAGGATCGGTTCCGGATCGATGCGCACCTGATCCACGCCCGGCACCTGCAGGCGAATCTGACGCTCCAGCCGGCTCATCTCCGCATGCACGGCGGCCAGTGCGATGTCCGGCGGGAACAGCACGCCGACACTCACCACGGTGCCTTCCTCCGTCAGGGCCGCCTCCACCGCCGCGATACGATCGTCCGGCAGGGCTTCCCGCAGGACATCCCGCACGG is a genomic window containing:
- a CDS encoding DUF6428 family protein translates to MTQTVQIPGLSDVTQTHVLIEQLRTPAQRPLEFHLNGAPLVGPGYHVTEVKAVTIEAMDCGGKANAWRETVIQLMDGSATDAAGGFMSNRKFLAIYDRVIKAIPVRDEAEVRFEYGNTDVPAMQYHVDHLEVQPERVIVHLRTPEVQCKAGEACGLPASDVAPAEQGCAPGGSCCGPASTELLTLS
- a CDS encoding M23 family metallopeptidase, with amino-acid sequence MKRHLLTLAAACLLATHAAAATYTVQAGDTLSRIASTRHLSLDALRATNPALNPSLPLRIGQRLHMPTITRPARPLQAAIIRPASIRVSLALPVQGVITTPYFATPEHAGIDIAAPLGTPIRVSQAGRVVESRFDARTGWGWTIVIDDGNGARARYSHNQMNLVRVGDTVRAGQVIAHLGSTGNSTGPHVDYRVTIHGSAVNPRAL
- a CDS encoding Nramp family divalent metal transporter, giving the protein MTEPIPNHPERREEKRNLLQAFGPGLITGASDDDPSGIATYSQVGAQFGYGLLWSMLFSYPLMAAIQEISARLGRVTGHGIAGNMRRHYSPFWLWAVTVLLVVANIINLGADIGAMGEAVRLLIGGPALLYAALFAVTSVLLQIFVPYTQYSRILKWLTVSLLAYVATVFVVRVPWATALKNTVLPHLTWGAASIQALVAVLGTTISPYLFFWQASEEVSEMDTHVFEDPLKKAPEQAPVQLHRIRTDTYIGMAFSNLVAFFIILTAAVVLHAHGTTNIQTAAQAAEALRPVAGRFAFILFAAGIVGTGLLALPVLAGSAGYALGEALQWNVGLERKSYQARGFYLIIAVATLLGLALVLLHVDPIKALFYSAIINGVTAAPVMILIMLMTSNRRVMGQFTLQGWLKWVGWLATGVMILAAIAMFVTFGK
- a CDS encoding DUF1345 domain-containing protein, with the translated sequence MKRPLSELSAALRLSIAAGLGLTASILLPRPAHLHWEYHVLVGWCVAAAAFLLLARRVIAGADGPRTRQLATREDDSRAVSGLIVLLGSGFSLVGVVYAMTQASGLQKAGYLAEAAVLTALGVGVVLLSWLTIQTVYTFRYAHLYYAPPEGGIQFDHDDREDKDASPDYLDFWYLAVTIGMTFQVSDTNLSRKSIRRTLTKHALIAYVYNAVLVALTINIVASFIG
- a CDS encoding LCP family protein; the protein is MTPEYAGYHQQAPETFNGLTDSMVVVQLDPAASVVRLLSLPRDTQVTLSGLGVHKLNAALPLLGPDGLVRTVASVTGLDIRGYLLINLNAARDLTDALGGVTLFVPKDMNYEDRAAGLQIHLKRGLQRLNGMQAEGFLRFRHDALGDIGRTQRQQQYLQAIAKVLLSPGVLPRLPAISDVLTRDTRMNLTQVDISGALALMLQRPALTTSLLPGRFLTQDGVSYWQINPANLREVLANFGRPAVGASGVPTPRTSLSIALLKAGASDETLGQLRQRLLRVGYRQVTISADQVSPVPTTAVLSNSTLGTAQAVLNDLQLPGRAAVSGEGVLWANVTVWVGTDARRRPMQTSPDAGRGMAPVSVH